The following DNA comes from bacterium.
CGCGCCAGCGTGCCCGGACAACTCGCCGATTCCCACTCCTATGACCAGCCGCGCGGGCCGGCGCAGCATTCTGGCAAGCAGCCCTTTGTTGCCGCGCACCGAATCGTCGTAAAGCGGAAGTTCCGTCCTGTCCATGGTGAAGAGGCTGGTGCGCGCGGCGGAAAAGAAGCTGCCTACGAGAAATTCAACCGCGGCGAGAATATAAAGAATCGTGAAAACGGTTTGACTCGGGGGCTCGTCCAATTACGCTACCTCTGCACAGCAAATCGAAAGCAATTCAAAAGTGCGCCCTTCCATTTTTTCGAGGGCTTCGTCGTCGGGATGATCCCATCCCAGAAGGTGAAGCAATCCGTGGGTTACCGCCCACCGCAATTCGTCTTCCATATCCGCCCCCCGTTCCTCCGCGTTCTTTCGGACAACAGGCAAACAAACCACGATGTCGCCCAAAACGTCCTTGGGGAGGGGGAAATCCGCGCCGCCCGCGGGAAACGAGAGCACGTCTGTGGGCGCGTCGATTCCCCGCCAGTCGCGGTTGAGGGTTTGCATCTCGGAGGCTT
Coding sequences within:
- the ybeY gene encoding rRNA maturation RNase YbeY, whose amino-acid sequence is MCDVIDDADLGEPAKARLESFLERLLSAAGVRGDAELCVRVVEASEMQTLNRDWRGIDAPTDVLSFPAGGADFPLPKDVLGDIVVCLPVVRKNAEERGADMEDELRWAVTHGLLHLLGWDHPDDEALEKMEGRTFELLSICCAEVA